DNA sequence from the Bacillus pumilus genome:
CAATCACTAGCGTACTGCCGGGTGATGAATTATGGGTGGCATATCACGAAATGACGCGTCAAGCAGCCATAGTGAAATATGCCTCGATTTAAAAAATACTTCAGTGTGTAGAAAAAGGGCTAAAACGAATTTCGTTTTAGCCCTTTTTGATTAAGCTTTTGTATCATACTGGCGGAGCACCTTATCATAGGCGAAGTTGCCGAAAGGAATGAACGCCGCAAAAAAACCAGCGATCGACCATTTCAAATGCCAGCGAACTTTAAAGGTCACATATGCCAAAATCAGCATATAGATGACAAACAATGCGCCATGAAGAGAGCCTACAATGGTGACTGCCATCGGAATATCCGCAAAATATTTCAGAGGCATGGCAATTAAAAGAAGGGTTAAAAGAGACATACCCTCAATAAAA
Encoded proteins:
- a CDS encoding DUF3817 domain-containing protein; translation: MHTSISRLRKAGFIEGMSLLTLLLIAMPLKYFADIPMAVTIVGSLHGALFVIYMLILAYVTFKVRWHLKWSIAGFFAAFIPFGNFAYDKVLRQYDTKA